In Caballeronia sp. Lep1P3, a single genomic region encodes these proteins:
- a CDS encoding DUF6622 family protein — MSLQAILAGTPVWVWVLLAVLVSRGLKAMKGGTAPLSKLAVVPAVFAAWGVLHIVTGPAAGWETAAMWLVGGLAGAGVGVALAKRSGLTVDRAQRTVTVPGSIVPMLLILATFASKFWIGFELATGGAAGVDSMFVVLNGLVSGVVAGIFAGRFLVYWLALRPAPAAMFGRV; from the coding sequence ATGTCTCTGCAAGCGATTCTGGCCGGCACGCCGGTCTGGGTTTGGGTGTTGTTGGCGGTGCTCGTGTCGCGCGGCCTGAAGGCGATGAAAGGCGGCACCGCGCCGCTCTCGAAACTGGCGGTGGTGCCCGCCGTGTTCGCGGCTTGGGGCGTGCTGCACATCGTCACCGGGCCGGCGGCCGGCTGGGAAACGGCTGCGATGTGGCTTGTCGGCGGCTTGGCCGGCGCGGGCGTCGGCGTTGCGCTGGCGAAGCGAAGCGGGCTGACGGTGGATCGCGCACAGCGCACCGTCACGGTGCCGGGGTCCATCGTGCCGATGCTGCTGATTCTCGCGACGTTCGCCTCGAAATTCTGGATCGGCTTCGAACTCGCGACGGGCGGAGCGGCGGGCGTCGATTCGATGTTCGTCGTGCTGAACGGTCTCGTGTCGGGCGTGGTCGCCGGAATCTTCGCGGGACGCTTCCTGGTCTATTGGCTCGCGCTGCGCCCGGCGCCGGCGGCGATGTTCGGTCGCGTTTGA
- a CDS encoding TetR/AcrR family transcriptional regulator: MQNAETPRKRGRPATKNPAPHAYHHGSLPDALLHAAETVLRRDGLRGLTLRAIAREAGVSHTAPQHHFGDTAGVLSELAASGHRRLADAMAKRAARAQSAAQRNRAIAHGYIDFAADNPDLFRLMSRNELLDASRPSLIAARRVSAGALSGMFDTAQPAPAADSAHPFAEIDAARAIAMTSAWAQVHGLASLLVDNRLAGLARAASAFATPRDLVDAVIDAM; the protein is encoded by the coding sequence ATGCAGAACGCCGAAACGCCGCGAAAGCGCGGCCGGCCCGCGACGAAGAACCCCGCGCCGCACGCCTACCACCACGGCTCGCTCCCCGATGCGCTGCTGCATGCGGCCGAGACGGTGCTTCGGCGCGACGGCTTGCGCGGGCTGACGCTGCGCGCCATCGCGCGGGAAGCCGGCGTGTCGCACACGGCGCCCCAGCATCATTTCGGCGATACGGCCGGCGTCCTCAGCGAACTCGCGGCGAGCGGCCATCGGCGGCTCGCGGATGCCATGGCGAAGCGCGCCGCACGAGCGCAGAGCGCGGCGCAACGCAATCGCGCGATCGCGCACGGCTATATCGACTTCGCGGCGGACAATCCCGACCTCTTTCGCCTTATGTCGCGAAACGAGTTGCTCGACGCAAGCCGCCCGTCGCTGATCGCGGCGCGGCGCGTGTCGGCGGGCGCGCTGTCCGGCATGTTCGATACTGCGCAGCCCGCGCCCGCCGCCGACAGCGCCCACCCATTTGCCGAAATCGACGCCGCGCGCGCCATCGCGATGACGTCGGCGTGGGCGCAGGTTCACGGGCTCGCGTCGCTTCTCGTCGACAACCGGCTTGCCGGACTCGCCAGAGCAGCCAGCGCATTCGCGACGCCGCGCGACCTCGTCGACGCCGTCATCGACGCGATGTGA
- a CDS encoding cold-shock protein: protein MAIGTVKWFNDAKGFGFIKPDDGSPDLFAHFSEIRADGYKSLQENQKVMFEVRQGPKGLQAANIQPQ, encoded by the coding sequence ATGGCAATTGGCACTGTGAAATGGTTCAACGACGCGAAGGGGTTCGGATTCATCAAGCCGGATGACGGCAGCCCCGACCTGTTCGCGCATTTCTCGGAGATTCGGGCGGACGGTTACAAGTCGCTGCAGGAAAACCAGAAGGTGATGTTCGAGGTGCGTCAGGGTCCGAAGGGCTTGCAAGCGGCCAACATTCAGCCGCAGTAA
- a CDS encoding AraC family transcriptional regulator, producing the protein MLAHFALLAPVFDAMPDIVFFVKDRDARYAMVNRTLARRCGHKDDKTALLGKTAEDVFPRRFGRIYTAQDQAIIAQGVQLVDQLELHLYPGREPGWCMTCKEPLRDARGAIAGLAGISRDLQAAESTHPAYSRLAAVVQHIQENYVQPLNMRDLAQRANMSIAQLERYFHKVFHLTPRQVLLKTRLDAATTLLVTHDKVTDVAALCGYTDHSAFTRQFKATVGITPTEYRALLQSPLQSPMQSPKQSSKQSPARRADCHANGV; encoded by the coding sequence ATGCTCGCGCACTTCGCGCTGCTTGCGCCCGTCTTCGATGCGATGCCGGACATCGTGTTCTTCGTCAAGGACCGCGACGCGCGCTACGCGATGGTCAACCGCACGCTCGCGCGGCGCTGCGGCCACAAGGACGACAAGACCGCGCTCCTCGGCAAGACGGCCGAGGACGTGTTCCCGCGCCGCTTCGGGCGCATCTATACGGCGCAGGATCAGGCGATCATCGCGCAGGGCGTGCAACTGGTCGACCAACTGGAACTGCATCTCTATCCGGGACGCGAGCCCGGTTGGTGCATGACGTGTAAGGAGCCGTTGCGCGACGCGCGCGGCGCAATCGCCGGGCTGGCGGGCATTTCGCGCGATCTGCAGGCCGCCGAAAGCACGCATCCCGCGTACAGCCGGCTTGCGGCGGTCGTGCAGCATATCCAGGAAAATTACGTGCAGCCGCTCAATATGCGCGACCTCGCGCAGCGGGCGAACATGTCGATCGCGCAACTCGAACGCTACTTCCACAAGGTCTTTCATCTGACGCCGCGGCAAGTGCTGCTGAAAACGCGCCTCGATGCCGCCACGACGCTGCTCGTCACGCACGACAAAGTCACCGATGTCGCCGCGCTCTGCGGTTACACGGACCACAGCGCGTTCACGCGTCAGTTCAAGGCGACCGTCGGCATTACGCCGACCGAATATCGTGCGCTGCTGCAGTCGCCGCTGCAGTCGCCGATGCAGTCGCCCAAGCAGTCGTCCAAGCAGTCGCCCGCCCGCCGCGCCGATTGTCATGCGAACGGCGTCTGA
- a CDS encoding helix-turn-helix domain-containing protein — protein sequence MVTETSSLESLAVAERVRELMSRHGIGKRQQTAELCRILDLSFSQGHRKLRGNSPWTLAQIRRVADAFDEPALKLFDSIDTRPDETEGIAHEAVFKLGSVEIACTAWVGNALDAGSRPDFIAQKVNGRWIVMRHEGVLLQQACDVHKIEIQPRRADTEKPVIAVVDDDHASADNLHDYLEMTGFTAMAFYGLDAFLDALQSQVFDAVVIDWLFGAHTSAGAIAAVRESDNPDAPIFVLTGELTTGKASESEISQIIRDCNVTCFEKPARLGILVADLSKRLLRA from the coding sequence ATGGTCACTGAAACCTCATCTCTCGAATCGCTCGCCGTCGCGGAGCGCGTGCGCGAGCTCATGAGCCGGCACGGCATCGGCAAGCGGCAGCAGACAGCCGAGTTGTGCCGCATCCTCGATCTGAGCTTCTCGCAGGGACATCGCAAGCTGCGCGGCAACAGTCCGTGGACGCTCGCGCAGATCCGCCGCGTCGCCGATGCCTTCGACGAACCCGCGCTCAAGCTCTTCGACAGCATTGACACGCGCCCCGACGAAACGGAAGGCATTGCGCACGAAGCCGTCTTCAAGCTCGGCTCGGTCGAGATCGCGTGCACCGCGTGGGTCGGCAACGCGCTCGATGCGGGCAGCCGGCCGGATTTCATCGCGCAGAAGGTGAACGGCCGCTGGATCGTCATGCGGCACGAGGGCGTGCTGCTGCAACAGGCGTGCGACGTCCACAAGATCGAGATTCAGCCGCGGCGCGCCGATACGGAAAAGCCGGTGATCGCGGTCGTCGACGACGATCACGCGTCCGCCGACAATCTTCACGATTATCTCGAGATGACCGGCTTCACGGCGATGGCCTTTTACGGCCTGGACGCATTTCTCGACGCGCTTCAGTCGCAAGTGTTCGACGCCGTGGTCATCGACTGGCTTTTCGGCGCACATACGTCGGCGGGCGCGATCGCGGCGGTGCGCGAGTCCGACAATCCCGACGCGCCGATTTTCGTGCTCACCGGCGAGCTGACGACGGGCAAGGCGAGCGAATCCGAAATCAGCCAGATCATCCGCGATTGCAACGTGACGTGCTTCGAGAAACCCGCGCGGCTCGGCATTCTCGTGGCCGACCTGTCGAAGCGTCTGCTGCGCGCGTGA
- a CDS encoding FAD-binding oxidoreductase encodes MSADAIVVGAGIVGAACAAELAARGMSVEVIEARGIGGGATAAGMGHIVVMNDSPAEFALARHSRELWLALAPHLREIDAFSRCGTLWIAEDDDELAAARAMHAAFASGGVRAHQLDAAALRDAEPALSHAMQGGLLIDDDAIVYAPAAAQFLLTRSPGAARIRVSTQCAVAAVDASESAACVTLANGERRTAAHVVVANGLAASALIDGVPLEAKKGHLLITDRYPGTLHHQVLELGYIKSAHHARGTSVAFNAQPRPTGQMLIGSSRQFGTLDPAVDMNVLGAMLRRASHYLPGIGALDAIRAWTGFRAATPDGLPVIGPARPADDRLWLATGHEGLGVTTSLGTAKLLAAQMFGEPMPFPLPDAAAFSAQRFAGAHVDD; translated from the coding sequence ATGAGCGCGGACGCGATCGTCGTCGGCGCGGGCATCGTCGGCGCGGCGTGCGCGGCGGAACTCGCGGCGCGCGGCATGTCGGTGGAGGTGATCGAGGCGCGTGGCATCGGCGGCGGCGCGACGGCGGCGGGCATGGGCCATATCGTCGTGATGAACGATTCGCCCGCCGAATTCGCGCTCGCCCGCCATTCGCGCGAACTGTGGCTCGCGCTCGCGCCGCATCTTCGCGAGATCGACGCGTTTTCGCGCTGCGGCACGCTCTGGATCGCCGAGGACGACGACGAGCTCGCCGCCGCCCGCGCGATGCACGCGGCGTTCGCGAGCGGCGGCGTGCGCGCGCATCAGCTCGACGCCGCCGCGTTGCGCGACGCGGAGCCGGCGCTCAGTCACGCGATGCAGGGCGGCCTGCTGATCGACGACGACGCCATCGTCTACGCGCCCGCCGCCGCGCAATTTCTCCTGACGCGTTCGCCCGGCGCGGCGCGCATTCGCGTGTCGACGCAATGCGCGGTCGCCGCCGTCGATGCAAGCGAAAGCGCGGCCTGCGTGACGCTCGCGAACGGCGAGCGGCGCACGGCGGCGCATGTCGTGGTGGCGAACGGGCTCGCCGCGTCCGCGCTCATCGACGGCGTGCCGCTCGAAGCCAAGAAGGGGCATTTGCTGATTACGGACCGGTATCCGGGCACGCTGCATCATCAGGTGCTGGAACTCGGCTATATCAAGAGCGCGCATCACGCGCGAGGCACGTCCGTCGCGTTCAACGCGCAGCCGCGGCCAACCGGTCAGATGTTGATCGGCTCGTCGCGGCAGTTCGGCACGCTCGATCCCGCCGTCGACATGAACGTGCTCGGCGCGATGCTCCGGCGCGCGTCGCATTACCTGCCGGGCATCGGCGCGCTCGACGCGATTCGCGCGTGGACCGGCTTTCGCGCGGCGACGCCCGACGGCCTGCCGGTCATCGGCCCCGCGCGCCCCGCAGACGACCGCCTCTGGCTCGCGACCGGCCACGAAGGACTCGGCGTGACGACTTCGCTCGGCACGGCGAAGCTGCTGGCCGCGCAGATGTTCGGCGAACCGATGCCGTTCCCGCTGCCGGACGCCGCCGCGTTTTCGGCGCAACGCTTCGCGGGGGCGCATGTCGATGACTGA
- a CDS encoding ATP-binding protein — protein MTASPSQPQRRARFTRPWFRRLWYVAMIALAVAPPIGAVGYMLYSGVIARETHRLVVPYDGLYWDAAQFQIAYERFESQVLLFRDGIDEDGDAVRASYARLRARLDEVSESTVTLEGHEALRNRQHEILRQLRTALDSIRLDLEDARRAQGHTLRVIGVLRQNAPAVAELASGRRLMDVAEHEAVVRDFEAKRRYLVYAGILLGLLSAGATSLLLLNGYRRTRLIDQQRAALAAEHQATRSAREAGVAKDTFLGMISHELRTPLHAIVSSIELLGLNLRGEADRKIIQRLETGARHLEAQMRDLTDYARLGAGKLELRMTVFDPVELLESIVDANAPAASAKGLRLRGDYAGVRGPIESDPHRVRQIVTNLVTNAIKYTDAGSIDVHFARAEEHLHVSVIDTGPGIAREQLPLIFEEFMQLDSSSTRRFDGAGMGLAVVRGLVDLLNGSIEVSSEVGQGAAFRVSLPVISVERMPERAALDADVSAFRKSRVLVIDDHESIRESLSEMLTHLGYSAVAMPDVDSALAWLRANDADVILADLHMPGKDGYSFANEYRARTAPGASVPIIAVSAYAPERVDPSATILFFDYLLKPVRYEVLKAAVHRAATARRRAA, from the coding sequence ATGACAGCCTCGCCCAGCCAACCTCAGCGTCGCGCTCGTTTCACGCGCCCGTGGTTTCGCCGCCTCTGGTACGTGGCGATGATCGCGCTCGCGGTCGCGCCGCCGATCGGCGCGGTCGGCTACATGCTGTATTCCGGCGTCATCGCGCGGGAGACGCATCGGCTCGTCGTGCCTTACGACGGCCTCTATTGGGACGCGGCGCAGTTCCAGATCGCCTACGAGCGTTTCGAGAGCCAGGTGCTGCTCTTTCGCGATGGCATCGACGAGGACGGGGACGCGGTGCGCGCAAGCTATGCACGGCTGCGCGCGCGGCTCGACGAGGTCTCGGAATCGACGGTCACGCTCGAAGGCCACGAGGCGCTGCGCAATCGTCAGCACGAGATATTGCGGCAGTTGCGCACGGCGCTCGATTCGATCCGGCTCGACCTCGAAGACGCGCGACGCGCGCAAGGGCACACGCTGCGCGTGATCGGCGTGCTGCGGCAGAACGCGCCGGCGGTCGCGGAACTGGCGAGCGGGCGTCGGCTCATGGATGTCGCCGAGCACGAAGCGGTGGTGCGCGACTTCGAGGCCAAGCGGCGCTATCTGGTCTACGCCGGCATTCTTCTCGGGCTTTTGTCCGCGGGGGCGACTTCGCTGCTTCTGCTCAACGGCTACCGGCGCACGCGGCTCATCGACCAGCAACGCGCGGCGCTCGCCGCCGAGCATCAGGCGACGCGCTCGGCGCGCGAAGCGGGCGTCGCGAAGGACACGTTCCTCGGCATGATCAGCCACGAACTGCGCACGCCGCTGCATGCGATCGTTTCGTCCATCGAACTGCTCGGGCTCAATCTGCGCGGCGAGGCGGACCGCAAGATCATTCAGCGGCTGGAAACGGGCGCGCGCCATCTCGAAGCGCAAATGCGCGATCTCACCGACTACGCGCGGCTCGGCGCGGGCAAGCTCGAATTGCGCATGACGGTGTTCGATCCGGTCGAACTGCTGGAATCCATCGTCGATGCGAACGCGCCCGCCGCGAGCGCAAAAGGTCTGCGGCTGCGCGGCGACTATGCAGGCGTGCGCGGGCCGATCGAATCGGACCCGCATCGCGTGCGGCAGATCGTGACGAATCTCGTCACCAACGCGATCAAGTACACGGACGCCGGAAGCATCGATGTGCATTTCGCGCGCGCCGAGGAGCATCTTCACGTTTCCGTGATCGATACTGGACCGGGCATCGCGCGCGAGCAACTGCCGCTCATTTTCGAAGAATTCATGCAGCTCGATTCGTCGAGCACGCGGCGTTTCGACGGCGCGGGCATGGGCCTCGCGGTCGTGCGCGGACTCGTCGATCTGCTCAACGGCAGCATCGAAGTGTCGAGCGAAGTGGGACAGGGCGCGGCGTTTCGCGTGAGCCTGCCGGTGATTTCGGTGGAGCGGATGCCGGAGCGCGCGGCGCTTGACGCGGACGTGTCCGCTTTTCGGAAGTCTCGCGTGCTCGTGATCGACGATCACGAGTCGATCCGCGAATCGCTCAGCGAAATGCTGACGCATCTCGGCTATTCGGCGGTCGCGATGCCGGACGTGGACAGTGCGCTCGCGTGGCTGCGCGCCAACGACGCCGATGTGATCCTCGCGGATCTGCATATGCCGGGCAAGGACGGCTACTCGTTCGCGAACGAATACCGCGCGAGGACGGCGCCGGGCGCGAGCGTGCCGATCATCGCGGTGAGCGCCTACGCGCCCGAACGCGTGGACCCGAGCGCCACCATTCTCTTTTTCGACTATCTGTTGAAACCGGTGCGCTACGAAGTGCTTAAGGCGGCCGTGCATCGCGCGGCGACGGCGCGGCGGCGCGCGGCCTGA
- a CDS encoding (2Fe-2S)-binding protein yields MTERVCVTIDGVTLAVPEHTTVAAAIALNGRTATRRSVRGEARAAFCGMGVCHECRVRVDGRAHVLGCQTLCRDGLVIETMR; encoded by the coding sequence ATGACTGAACGCGTGTGCGTGACCATCGACGGCGTGACGCTCGCCGTTCCCGAACACACGACGGTTGCCGCCGCCATCGCGCTGAACGGCCGGACCGCGACGCGCCGCTCGGTTCGCGGCGAGGCGCGCGCGGCGTTCTGCGGCATGGGCGTGTGCCACGAATGCCGCGTGCGCGTAGATGGCCGCGCGCATGTGCTCGGCTGTCAGACGCTCTGCCGCGATGGACTCGTGATCGAGACCATGCGATGA
- a CDS encoding response regulator yields MNEVARLGHARIVLIEDDPESRASLQTLLEEEGAEVVAVADAEDGAETATRVLPDAVICDLDLPGMDGFYLIQRLRDHEIRGNLPPSVAIALTGHNGDEYRLRSIGEGFQHFMTKPAHPDELVTLIQDSLNARVVT; encoded by the coding sequence ATGAACGAAGTGGCAAGACTGGGGCATGCGCGGATCGTGCTCATCGAGGACGATCCGGAAAGCAGGGCATCACTGCAGACGTTGCTGGAAGAAGAGGGCGCGGAAGTCGTTGCCGTGGCCGACGCCGAAGACGGCGCGGAAACCGCGACGCGCGTGCTCCCCGATGCGGTGATCTGCGATCTCGACCTTCCAGGCATGGACGGTTTCTATCTCATCCAACGTTTGCGCGACCACGAAATACGCGGAAATCTGCCGCCGTCGGTCGCCATCGCGCTGACGGGACACAACGGCGACGAATACCGATTACGCAGCATCGGCGAGGGATTCCAGCATTTCATGACGAAGCCCGCGCATCCGGACGAACTCGTCACGCTCATTCAGGACTCGCTCAATGCGCGCGTCGTGACCTGA
- a CDS encoding glutathione S-transferase — protein sequence MLTVHHLNNSRSQRVLWMLEELGVDYELRRYERDARTMLAPPELRAVHPLGKSPVLTDDALAIAESGAIIEYLVDRYGEGRFSPPHGASPARVRYNYWMHYAEGSAMPPLLLKLVASRIGKAKMPFFAKPIARRIGETLQASFIDPQLKLHLSYIDAELAKSAWFAGDTFSAADVQMSFPLEAASQRAGAKDLAHIHAFLERIHARPVYRRALERGGRYDYAD from the coding sequence ATGCTCACCGTCCATCATCTCAACAATTCCCGCTCGCAGCGCGTGCTGTGGATGCTCGAGGAGCTCGGCGTCGACTACGAACTCAGGCGCTACGAGCGCGATGCCCGGACCATGCTCGCGCCGCCCGAATTGCGCGCGGTGCATCCGCTCGGCAAGTCGCCGGTTCTGACCGATGACGCGCTCGCGATAGCCGAGTCCGGCGCGATCATCGAGTATCTCGTCGACCGCTATGGCGAAGGCCGCTTCTCGCCGCCGCATGGCGCGTCGCCCGCGCGCGTGCGCTACAACTACTGGATGCACTATGCCGAAGGCTCGGCCATGCCGCCGCTCTTGCTCAAGCTCGTCGCGTCGAGAATCGGCAAGGCGAAAATGCCGTTCTTCGCGAAGCCGATTGCAAGACGCATCGGCGAGACGCTGCAGGCGAGTTTTATCGATCCGCAACTGAAGCTGCACTTGAGCTATATCGACGCCGAACTCGCGAAATCCGCCTGGTTCGCGGGCGATACCTTCAGCGCCGCCGATGTCCAGATGAGCTTTCCGCTCGAAGCCGCGAGCCAGCGCGCCGGGGCGAAAGACCTGGCGCATATCCACGCGTTTCTCGAACGCATTCACGCGCGGCCCGTGTACCGGCGCGCGCTCGAACGCGGCGGGCGCTACGACTACGCCGACTGA
- a CDS encoding ATP-binding domain-containing protein: protein MARIVPDDWKNLDATGAAARELETLALLEKLPEDYTVYHGVHWTRINEGFSVFGEADFVVVAPSGRVLMIEMKAGFLRETGAGLVKVYLQKERNVAIQLARTLENLHRRFTAAFGAGTYRIEELLFCPDYTVKDAAIAGVPAGRIVDASRKAQLARVVLDILPPDEPRFEAAARIHHFLADELSLTPDTNALVGAANTLVTRLSGGLATWARRLEFAPFRLRVIATAGAGKTQLAVCVMRDALAAGKSVLYVCFNRPLADHIRAIAPKGAKIANYHQLSAAVARDAGSPPDFSQPNVFTTLEERFAAVPVPEQWKTDVLIVDEGQDFQAAWVGALERLLNPEGAWWWLEDPMQNLYLRESVPLPGWTILRETTNYRSPRDLLGFIRKIVGPDVRLDAGSPFDGSDVTVSTYEDGHPEEVIEATKRAITHALSLGFRKQDIAVLSFRGREGSALTAVDHLGPHRLRAFTGTYDLFGNPEYREGDVLLESIYRFKGQSAPCVVLTEVDFDTLDDQAARKIFVGATRATMKLIVVASERAAREIEALR, encoded by the coding sequence ATGGCCCGAATCGTTCCTGACGACTGGAAGAATCTAGACGCGACCGGCGCCGCCGCGCGCGAACTGGAAACGCTCGCGCTCCTCGAAAAGCTGCCCGAGGATTACACGGTCTATCACGGCGTTCACTGGACGCGCATCAACGAAGGCTTCTCCGTTTTCGGCGAGGCCGATTTCGTCGTCGTCGCGCCGTCCGGCCGCGTGCTGATGATCGAAATGAAAGCCGGATTCCTGCGCGAAACCGGCGCGGGCCTCGTGAAGGTGTATCTGCAGAAGGAACGCAACGTCGCGATCCAGCTCGCACGCACGCTCGAAAACCTGCATCGGCGCTTCACGGCGGCGTTCGGCGCGGGGACGTACCGCATCGAGGAACTGCTGTTTTGCCCGGACTACACGGTGAAAGACGCCGCGATCGCCGGCGTGCCGGCGGGCCGTATCGTCGATGCGAGCCGCAAGGCGCAGCTCGCGCGCGTCGTGCTGGACATTCTTCCGCCCGACGAGCCGCGTTTCGAGGCGGCGGCGCGCATCCATCACTTTCTCGCCGACGAACTCTCGCTCACGCCCGACACGAACGCGCTCGTCGGCGCGGCGAACACGCTCGTCACGCGGCTCTCCGGCGGACTCGCGACGTGGGCGCGGCGGCTCGAATTCGCGCCGTTTCGCCTGCGCGTCATCGCAACGGCGGGCGCGGGCAAGACGCAACTCGCAGTGTGCGTGATGCGCGATGCGCTCGCCGCCGGCAAAAGCGTGCTGTACGTCTGCTTCAACCGGCCGCTCGCGGACCATATCCGCGCGATTGCGCCGAAGGGCGCGAAGATCGCGAACTATCATCAACTGAGCGCGGCGGTCGCGCGCGATGCGGGCAGTCCGCCGGATTTCAGCCAGCCCAACGTCTTCACGACGCTCGAAGAACGTTTCGCCGCGGTGCCGGTGCCGGAGCAGTGGAAGACCGATGTGCTCATCGTCGACGAAGGACAGGACTTTCAGGCCGCGTGGGTCGGCGCGCTGGAGCGGCTGCTCAATCCCGAGGGCGCGTGGTGGTGGCTCGAAGACCCGATGCAGAACCTGTATCTGCGCGAGTCCGTGCCGCTGCCCGGCTGGACGATCCTGCGCGAAACCACCAACTATCGCAGCCCGCGCGACTTGCTCGGCTTCATTCGCAAGATCGTGGGGCCGGACGTGCGGCTCGACGCGGGCAGCCCGTTCGACGGCTCCGATGTCACCGTTTCGACCTACGAGGACGGCCATCCCGAGGAAGTCATCGAAGCCACCAAGCGCGCCATCACGCACGCGCTGTCGCTCGGATTCCGCAAGCAGGACATCGCGGTGCTGTCGTTTCGCGGGCGCGAAGGCTCGGCGCTCACGGCGGTGGATCATCTCGGCCCGCATCGGCTGCGCGCGTTCACCGGCACTTACGATCTCTTCGGCAACCCGGAGTATCGCGAGGGCGACGTGCTGCTCGAATCGATCTATCGCTTCAAGGGGCAGTCCGCGCCGTGCGTGGTGCTGACCGAAGTCGATTTCGACACCCTCGACGATCAGGCCGCGCGCAAGATCTTCGTCGGCGCGACGCGGGCGACGATGAAGCTGATCGTCGTCGCGTCGGAACGCGCCGCGCGCGAGATCGAGGCGCTGCGCTAG
- a CDS encoding FAD-dependent oxidoreductase — MNAQRFDIAIVGAGPAGLEAARIAVAAGARVALIDDNPRPGGQIWRQGPAADISPLLRGWLESTAARVDLDVMTATKVAAAQGGKRLLLEREGVAAVIGYGTLILATGARERLLPFEGWTLPGVTGAGGLQALIKGGFPVRGERIVVAGSGPLLLAAADTARRYGADVRAVVEQAPMARIARFLGSLAATPAKLAQAVALARALGVSRYRTGSVVVKAEGDARVERVTRVTIRTRNGEETMEADRVACGYGLVPNTTLALALGCALDENGAIRVDDRQRTSLADVLAAGECTGVGGMELARAEGACAAHAALGAPIDARWHRERNRWRAFAARVERAFELGEAARAMPPADTTMCRCEDVTICEVAAHASWREAKLLTRCGMGPCQGRICGEAAALYFGWPRAAAREPFAPVRIDTLLAACDSLDDT, encoded by the coding sequence ATGAACGCGCAGCGCTTCGACATCGCGATCGTCGGCGCGGGTCCGGCGGGGCTGGAGGCGGCGCGCATCGCGGTTGCGGCGGGGGCGCGCGTCGCGCTCATCGACGACAATCCGCGCCCCGGCGGGCAAATCTGGCGGCAAGGGCCGGCTGCGGACATCTCGCCGCTTCTGCGCGGCTGGCTCGAATCGACCGCCGCGCGCGTCGACCTCGACGTCATGACCGCGACGAAAGTCGCCGCCGCGCAAGGCGGCAAGCGCCTCTTGCTCGAACGCGAAGGCGTGGCGGCCGTCATCGGGTACGGCACGCTGATTCTCGCGACCGGCGCGCGCGAGCGGCTTTTGCCGTTCGAAGGCTGGACGCTGCCGGGCGTGACGGGCGCGGGCGGCTTGCAGGCGCTCATCAAGGGCGGTTTTCCGGTGCGCGGCGAGCGCATCGTCGTGGCGGGCAGCGGGCCGCTGCTGCTCGCCGCCGCCGATACCGCGCGCCGCTACGGCGCCGATGTCCGCGCGGTCGTCGAACAGGCGCCGATGGCACGCATCGCGCGCTTTCTCGGCTCGCTCGCGGCCACGCCCGCCAAGCTCGCGCAGGCCGTGGCGCTTGCGCGTGCGCTCGGCGTCTCGCGTTATCGGACGGGAAGCGTCGTCGTGAAAGCAGAAGGCGATGCGCGCGTCGAGCGCGTCACGCGTGTCACGATTCGCACGCGAAACGGCGAAGAAACGATGGAAGCGGATCGCGTCGCGTGCGGCTACGGGCTGGTGCCGAACACGACGCTCGCGCTTGCGCTCGGCTGCGCGCTCGACGAAAACGGTGCGATTCGCGTGGACGACCGGCAGCGCACGTCGCTCGCGGATGTTCTCGCGGCCGGCGAATGCACGGGCGTCGGCGGCATGGAACTCGCGCGCGCGGAGGGCGCGTGCGCGGCGCACGCGGCGCTCGGCGCACCCATCGACGCGCGCTGGCATCGCGAGCGCAACCGGTGGCGCGCGTTCGCGGCCCGCGTCGAGCGCGCGTTCGAACTCGGCGAAGCCGCCCGCGCAATGCCGCCCGCCGACACGACGATGTGCCGCTGCGAGGACGTGACTATCTGCGAAGTGGCGGCGCACGCGAGCTGGCGCGAAGCCAAACTGCTCACGCGCTGCGGGATGGGTCCGTGCCAGGGCCGAATCTGCGGCGAAGCGGCGGCGCTCTATTTCGGCTGGCCGCGCGCGGCGGCGCGCGAACCGTTCGCGCCCGTTCGAATCGACACGCTTCTCGCCGCGTGCGATTCGTTGGACGATACGTAA